From one Chanodichthys erythropterus isolate Z2021 chromosome 3, ASM2448905v1, whole genome shotgun sequence genomic stretch:
- the LOC137004012 gene encoding Fc receptor-like protein 5, with protein MGLAVNAGEEAVLAGAGVEALPEEDDDSCVLISNIYSGHTEDEGGVKPCFELRASNLKDEDKVQLRVSPQKWLTEGDPVTLICEVKGSSTGWIFSWFTVTLSSGSRNYHPLSDSSRGSGGNYTVSSATVNHTGVYVCKAEKTAYKTLYSNKQLLWVTGVSPRVSLIISPSRTQHFTYDSLSLSCEDQSNSDGWTVRRYTDSRRLEDCSSILSGSQTGSTCTISSTITSHTGVYWCQSESGEKSHPVNITVQLDVILESPVHPVTEGDTLTLHCLDKFSTPSILRADFYKDESLIQNQTTEMIISTVSKSHEGFYYCKHPEIGESLKSWISVRADVILESPVHPVTEGDTLTLRCLNKFPTPSILRADFYKDESLIQSQTTEMIISTVSKSHEGFYYCKHPERGESLKSWISVRASHSDSQISVLNILSSALAACPYLLVTVVLIYKCCRMRADNLRLATMP; from the exons atgggactggcggtgaatgcaggtgagGAAGCGGTGCTGGCTGGTGCTGGAGTGGAAGCGTTGCCAGAGGAAGATGACgatagctgtg TGCTGATTTCAAACATCTACTCTGGACACACTGAAG ATGAAGGTGGTGTGAAACCCTGCTTTGAGCTCAGAGCTTCTAACCTAAAGGATGAGG ATAAAGTCCAGTTAAGAGTTTCTCCTCAGAAGTGGTTGACTGAAGGAGATCCAGTGACTCTGATCTGTGAGGTTAAAGGCTCCTCTACAGGCTGGATATTCAGCTGGTTCACTGTAACTCTCTCATCAG GGAGCAGAAATTATCATCCGCTCTCAGACAGCAGCAGAGGATCTGGAGGAAATTACACTGTCAGTTCTGCTACTGTAAATCACACTGGAGTTTATGTGTGTAAAGCAGAAAAAACAGCCTATAAAACATTGTACAGCAACAAACAACTACTGTGGGTCACTG GTGTTTCTCCTCGAGTGTCTCTGATCATCAGTCCCAGCAGAACTCAACACTTCACAtatgactctctctctctgagctgTGAGGACCAGAGTAACTCTGATGGATGGACAGTCAGAAGATACACAGACAGTCGGCGACTGGAAGATTGTTCATCAATACTCTCAGGATCACAAACAGGATCTACATGTACAATCAGCTCCACCATCACATCACACACTGGAGTGTACTGGTGTCAGTCTGAATCTGGAGAGAAATCTCATCCTGTTAATATCACTGTACAAC TTGATGTGATTCTGGAGAGTCCTGTTCATCCTGTGACTGAAGGAGATACTCTGACTCTACACTGTTTAGATAAGTTTTCAACCCCATCAATCCTCAGAGCTGATTTCTATAAAGATGAATCACTCATCCAGAATCAAACTACAGAGATGATCATCTCTACTGTCTCAAAGTCACATGAGGGTTTCTACTACTGCAAACACCCAGAGATTGGAGAGTCGCTCAAGAGCTGGATCTCAGTCAGAG CTGATGTGATTCTGGAGAGTCCTGTTCATCCTGTGACTGAAGGAGATACTCTGACTCTACGCTGTTTAAATAAGTTTCCAACCCCATCAATCCTCAGAGCTGATTTCTATAAAGATGAATCACTCATCCAGAGTCAAACTACAGAGATGATCATCTCTACTGTCTCAAAGTCACATGAGGGTTTCTACTACTGCAAACACCCAGAGAGAGGAGAGTCTCTCAAGAGCTGGATCTCAGTCAGAG cGTCTCATTCAGACTCTCAGATCTCTGTCCTCAACATACTCAGTTCTGCACTGGCAGCTTGTCCATATCTGCTCGTGACAGTCGTGCTGATTTACAAATGCTGCAGAATGAGAG CAGATAATCTAAGACTCGCCACCATGCCATGA